From the genome of Acidobacteriota bacterium, one region includes:
- a CDS encoding M28 family peptidase, producing the protein MVAILEGSDPTLKDEAVTVFAHLDGAVGSREIAGDAIYNSADDNASGSAAMLNIAEQMVAAPRPKRTIVFVWDSGEEQGLWGTRWFVHSPPVPLARVVAHFNIDMIGASRRPGSADEASNLVTERNEVFVIGPQALSRQASVLLDRVNESYLKLKYNRQYDTSDSEFFYPRTDAGPFLERGILTIGFTTGIHNRYHLPADEARALDPVQVHVIARTVLASIWMVGDAAERPGIDQPIPRTVPRFQ; encoded by the coding sequence GTGGTCGCCATTCTTGAGGGCAGCGATCCGACGCTGAAGGACGAAGCCGTCACCGTGTTTGCGCACCTCGACGGCGCGGTCGGGTCGCGCGAGATTGCCGGCGACGCGATTTACAACTCGGCCGACGACAACGCCTCGGGCAGCGCGGCGATGCTGAACATCGCGGAGCAGATGGTGGCGGCGCCTCGTCCGAAGCGGACGATCGTGTTCGTGTGGGACAGCGGTGAAGAGCAGGGGCTGTGGGGCACGCGCTGGTTCGTGCATAGCCCGCCGGTGCCGCTGGCGCGGGTGGTCGCGCACTTCAACATCGACATGATCGGCGCCAGCCGGCGGCCCGGGTCCGCCGATGAAGCATCGAACCTGGTCACCGAGCGCAACGAGGTGTTCGTGATCGGTCCACAGGCCCTGAGCCGGCAGGCCAGCGTGCTGTTGGACCGCGTCAACGAGTCGTACTTGAAGTTGAAGTACAACCGCCAATACGACACGTCCGACAGCGAGTTCTTCTACCCGCGCACCGATGCCGGGCCGTTCCTCGAACGCGGCATCCTGACGATTGGCTTCACCACCGGCATCCACAACCGTTACCATCTGCCCGCGGATGAGGCGCGCGCGCTCGACCCGGTGCAGGTCCACGTCATTGCCCGAACGGTGCTGGCCAGTATCTGGATGGTGGGCGACGCCGCTGAGCGGCCGGGCATCGATCAGCCGATTCCGCGCACGGTGCCGCGCTTCCAGTAG
- a CDS encoding TonB-dependent receptor: MSLVRYVTVPFVVLLFVGLAVLTEAAQPSGTIAGTITGPDGARLPGVTVVVAGPPGETLVVSGDHGGYLVTGLPPGTYTVRAQLPGFRDSEVSSIQLTGGRATVDLRLTLAALQEAVKVTGTAPADSLEAARINESGARDVGDALTTVAGIWKIRKAAIANDLVLRGYQGDNVSVLIDGMRLYGACPGHMDRTAFHVDFAEVERVDVAKGPFDLRNQGSLGGAVNIVTKRPDQGFHATPGLTAGSYGYFNPSVTASAGNKRIAVLGGYSFRSSDAYTDGNGESMLAVTNYRPGAYDEKAFSIDTGWARVDVAPADGQAGQLSYTAQRADLILYPYLKMDAIYDNADRVNAGYDFTTGVGRLAGIRAQGYFSQVKHFMTDQFRTSAPVSAARPYSMGTLARTETIGGKVEATWTNGFAGVEVYTRFWGTEGAAMMSQYQPTYALPDVTTDAVGVYLEHAILPSAAWRLDLGARYDHASSAADTAKANTDLYYAYHDTRALDATDAAPSAKARLTWQPSTDLTLSGGIGLTARVPDAQERFYSVASMGADWVGNPGLATTSNVGLDATVSYKRPRVSLNASAYRDDLSDFVAVYSQSRVHMPAMTVPGMGMGMPTVNTKARSFANVDATMTGAEIEGVVSLTERVFVSGDVSGVRGRQDARPEFGIASANLAEIPPMRSRLSLRYDARKPRGGYFLEAEGVYSAAQDHVNADVQESTTPGYFVGNARAGVQMRAAQLTLGIANIFDRAYVEHLSYQRDPYRSGVRVYEPGRNIYALMNVRF; this comes from the coding sequence ATGTCCCTCGTTCGTTACGTTACGGTTCCCTTCGTCGTGCTTCTGTTCGTCGGCCTCGCGGTGTTGACAGAGGCGGCGCAGCCGTCGGGTACGATCGCCGGAACCATCACCGGACCAGACGGCGCCCGCCTGCCAGGCGTGACCGTGGTCGTCGCCGGTCCCCCGGGGGAAACCCTGGTCGTCAGCGGCGACCATGGCGGGTATCTCGTTACCGGCCTGCCGCCGGGCACCTACACCGTGCGGGCGCAGCTGCCGGGGTTTCGCGATTCGGAAGTGTCGTCCATCCAACTGACCGGTGGCAGAGCCACAGTTGACCTGCGCCTGACGCTGGCCGCCTTGCAGGAGGCCGTCAAGGTCACCGGCACGGCACCGGCCGACAGCCTCGAAGCGGCTCGCATCAACGAAAGCGGCGCGCGCGACGTGGGTGACGCGCTCACGACGGTGGCCGGAATCTGGAAAATCCGCAAGGCCGCCATTGCGAACGATCTCGTCCTGCGCGGTTACCAGGGCGACAATGTCAGCGTGCTCATCGACGGCATGCGCCTGTACGGCGCGTGTCCCGGGCACATGGATCGCACCGCCTTCCATGTGGACTTTGCCGAGGTCGAGCGGGTGGACGTCGCGAAGGGGCCCTTCGACCTTCGCAACCAGGGCAGCCTCGGCGGCGCGGTGAACATTGTCACCAAGCGCCCGGACCAGGGCTTCCACGCCACGCCCGGCCTCACCGCCGGTTCGTATGGGTACTTCAATCCGTCGGTGACGGCGTCCGCCGGCAACAAGCGGATCGCCGTGCTGGGCGGCTACTCGTTCCGGTCGTCAGACGCCTACACCGACGGCAACGGCGAGTCGATGCTGGCCGTCACCAACTATCGCCCGGGCGCCTACGACGAGAAGGCGTTCTCGATCGACACCGGCTGGGCCCGCGTCGACGTCGCGCCCGCGGACGGACAGGCCGGGCAGCTGTCGTACACGGCGCAGCGCGCCGACCTCATCCTCTATCCCTACCTGAAGATGGATGCGATCTACGACAACGCCGACCGCGTGAACGCCGGCTACGACTTCACCACTGGCGTGGGCAGGCTGGCGGGCATTCGCGCGCAGGGCTACTTCAGCCAGGTGAAGCACTTCATGACCGACCAGTTCCGCACGTCGGCGCCCGTGTCGGCCGCGCGTCCCTACAGCATGGGCACCCTGGCGCGAACCGAGACGATTGGCGGCAAGGTGGAAGCGACGTGGACCAACGGCTTTGCCGGCGTCGAGGTCTACACCCGCTTCTGGGGCACGGAGGGGGCCGCGATGATGAGCCAGTACCAGCCCACCTACGCGCTGCCCGACGTCACGACCGACGCCGTCGGCGTCTATCTCGAGCATGCAATCCTGCCGTCGGCGGCCTGGCGGCTCGATCTGGGTGCTCGCTACGACCATGCCTCCAGTGCCGCGGATACGGCCAAGGCCAACACCGATCTCTACTACGCGTATCACGACACGCGCGCCCTCGATGCCACGGACGCTGCGCCGTCGGCCAAGGCGCGGCTCACCTGGCAGCCATCCACCGATCTCACGCTGAGTGGCGGCATCGGTCTGACGGCCCGGGTGCCCGACGCCCAGGAACGCTTCTACTCGGTGGCGAGCATGGGCGCCGACTGGGTGGGGAACCCCGGGCTGGCCACGACCAGTAATGTCGGGCTCGACGCCACGGTGTCCTACAAGCGGCCCCGTGTGTCGCTGAACGCCTCGGCGTACCGGGACGACCTGAGCGACTTTGTCGCCGTCTACTCGCAATCGCGCGTCCACATGCCGGCGATGACAGTGCCCGGCATGGGAATGGGGATGCCCACGGTCAACACCAAGGCGCGGTCGTTTGCCAACGTTGACGCGACCATGACCGGGGCCGAGATCGAGGGCGTGGTGTCGCTTACCGAACGCGTGTTCGTGTCCGGGGATGTGTCAGGGGTCCGGGGTCGCCAGGACGCAAGGCCGGAGTTCGGCATCGCCAGCGCCAACCTGGCGGAGATCCCGCCCATGCGGTCGCGCCTGTCGCTGCGCTACGACGCGCGCAAGCCCCGCGGCGGCTACTTCCTGGAGGCGGAGGGCGTGTATTCGGCGGCCCAGGACCACGTGAACGCCGATGTCCAGGAGTCCACGACTCCCGGATACTTCGTCGGCAACGCCCGAGCCGGCGTGCAGATGAGGGCGGCGCAACTCACGCTGGGAATTGCCAACATCTTCGACCGGGCCTACGTCGAGCACCTGTCGTATCAGCGCGATCCCTATCGCTCGGGCGTCCGCGTCTACGAACCCGGCCGGAACATCTACGCGCTGATGAACGTACGGTTCTAG
- a CDS encoding ion transporter codes for MTQLDNPTDTLAAERRNVLEQVEDWLETPLLILAFVWLVLLISELIWGLSPILEATGLVIWIVFIVDFLIKFVLAPDKSDYLRSNWLTAIALVVPALRIFRMFRVFRMLRLVRTTRGLRLVRVVTSLNRGMRALGESLDRRGFGYVVLLTVLVTFGGAAGMYAFENHNPDGRGLTTYGAALWWTGMMMTTMGSEYWPQTAEGRILCLLISLYAFGVFGYVTATLATFFVGRDAASEQGELPSAEAVRELRAEIAALRHALRGPA; via the coding sequence ATGACGCAGCTGGACAATCCCACCGACACCCTCGCCGCCGAGCGGCGCAACGTCCTGGAGCAGGTCGAAGACTGGCTCGAGACGCCTCTGCTCATCCTCGCCTTCGTCTGGTTGGTGCTCCTGATCAGTGAACTGATCTGGGGCCTTAGCCCGATCCTCGAAGCGACTGGCCTCGTGATCTGGATCGTGTTCATCGTCGACTTCCTGATCAAGTTCGTGCTCGCGCCAGACAAGAGTGATTACCTGCGCAGCAACTGGCTGACGGCGATTGCCCTGGTCGTTCCGGCCCTGCGCATCTTCCGGATGTTCCGTGTTTTTCGCATGCTTCGCCTGGTGCGAACCACGCGCGGGCTGCGCTTGGTACGCGTGGTCACGTCCCTCAACCGCGGCATGCGTGCGCTTGGCGAGAGCCTGGACCGCCGCGGCTTCGGCTACGTCGTCCTGCTGACGGTCCTCGTGACCTTCGGCGGCGCCGCCGGCATGTATGCCTTCGAAAACCACAACCCCGACGGCCGGGGCTTGACCACGTACGGCGCGGCGCTGTGGTGGACCGGCATGATGATGACGACGATGGGGTCGGAGTACTGGCCACAGACGGCCGAAGGCCGCATTCTCTGCCTGCTGATTTCGCTCTACGCCTTCGGGGTATTCGGCTACGTCACCGCGACGCTCGCGACCTTCTTCGTTGGCCGCGACGCGGCCAGCGAACAGGGCGAACTGCCGAGTGCCGAGGCGGTGCGGGAATTGCGCGCGGAGATCGCAGCGCTGCGTCACGCCTTGAGGGGCCCTGCGTAG
- a CDS encoding SurA N-terminal domain-containing protein yields the protein MNTLTSPLMRRRHLALAATFALAGFAGACRSTPATPPASPDAWAVVDGREIKREEVEKTYRRTAQDGAVLSEEELATAKLGILNELIVQDLLMAKARALKVEIADTEVDQAFEEGKKNITPEAFEKSLAARNLTAADMREALRRDMLVTKVVDQEVVKKIVVTDQEVTDFFNANKAQFNRTEDAYHIAQIAVTPVADQEIGNRSGDDARTPQEAAAKTQMLMERLKAGVAFGDLAADFSEDPQSAPRGGDLGFIPLSRLQQAPPALRDAVLKSEPGSVRVVSNNGAHTIVLFVAKDTAGQKDPSMPAVKDAITNGLKGRREQLLRAAYLTDIRNNAVVNNILAKRLVELQGKALPATPAPAAAK from the coding sequence ATGAACACACTCACGTCGCCCCTCATGCGCCGCCGTCACCTCGCCCTGGCCGCCACGTTCGCGCTGGCGGGCTTTGCCGGCGCGTGCCGATCCACCCCCGCCACGCCGCCCGCGTCGCCCGACGCCTGGGCGGTCGTTGACGGCCGCGAGATCAAGCGCGAAGAGGTCGAGAAGACGTACCGCCGCACCGCGCAGGACGGCGCCGTCCTGTCGGAAGAGGAACTGGCGACCGCCAAGCTGGGCATCCTGAACGAACTGATCGTCCAGGACCTGCTGATGGCCAAGGCGCGCGCGCTCAAGGTCGAGATCGCCGACACCGAAGTCGACCAGGCGTTCGAAGAGGGCAAGAAGAACATCACCCCTGAAGCCTTCGAGAAGAGCCTGGCCGCGCGCAACCTGACCGCCGCCGACATGCGCGAAGCGCTGCGCCGCGACATGCTGGTGACGAAGGTCGTTGACCAGGAAGTGGTCAAGAAGATCGTGGTCACCGACCAGGAAGTCACCGACTTCTTCAACGCCAACAAGGCGCAGTTCAACCGCACCGAAGACGCGTATCACATCGCCCAGATCGCTGTGACGCCGGTCGCCGATCAGGAGATTGGCAATCGGTCGGGTGACGATGCGCGGACGCCGCAAGAGGCGGCGGCCAAGACCCAGATGCTGATGGAGCGCCTGAAGGCGGGCGTCGCGTTCGGCGACCTCGCCGCCGACTTCTCGGAAGACCCGCAGTCGGCGCCGCGCGGCGGCGACCTGGGCTTCATCCCGCTCTCGCGCCTGCAGCAGGCGCCCCCGGCCCTGCGCGATGCGGTGCTCAAGTCCGAACCCGGCTCGGTCCGGGTCGTCAGCAACAACGGCGCCCACACGATCGTGCTGTTCGTGGCCAAGGACACCGCCGGCCAGAAGGATCCCAGCATGCCGGCCGTGAAGGACGCCATCACCAACGGGCTGAAGGGCCGCCGCGAGCAGTTGCTGCGGGCCGCGTACCTCACCGACATCCGCAACAACGCGGTCGTGAACAACATCCTCGCCAAGCGTCTCGTCGAGTTGCAGGGCAAGGCGCTGCCGGCCACACCCGCGCCCGCCGCAGCGAAGTAA
- a CDS encoding Tex family protein, translating to MKSIAQLIAEELNVRVPQVDAAIALLDDKATVPFIARYRKEATGGLDDTQLRALDERLTYLRDLDDRRTAILKSIAEQGKLTPELAAAIRDAATKARLEDLYLPYKVKRRTKAQIAREAGLEPLALALWHDPTLSPETAAVAYVDADKGVADAAAALEGARWILMETFAEDAELVGGLRTLLWERGEWKSVVVPGKEAEGVKYSDYFAATEQVKAVPSHRTLALLRGRKEGFLRLSIGLPDEGVDGPTEPERRIAGRANISNQGRPADKWLAETVRWTWKVKLLGHLELDAEQRLREQAELEAIKVFGRNLHDLLLAAPAGQRVTMGLDPGIRTGVKVAVVDGTGKVVETATIYPHEPRKDWAGSLRTLGQLATKHGVQLVSIGNGTASRETDKLAGDLIKALPDLPLTKVMVSEAGASVYSASEAAAREFPDLDVSLRGAVSIARRLQDPLAELVRIDPKAIGVGQYQHDVSPFQLGKTLNAVVEDCVNAVGADLNTASVPLLARISGLSDALATNIVSFRDAHGAFRNRKQLLKVPRIGERTYQQAAGFLRVMNGDNPLDASAVHPEAYPLVERIATQTGLAIGELIGKSPVIRTLKPEDFVDAQYGVPTIKDVLAELDKPNRDPRPEFKTAAFKDGVQDLRDLVPGMTLEGVVTNVANFGAFVDIGVHQDGLVHVSQLADRFVKDPREVVKAGDIVKVRVVEVDIERKRIALTMKSGSNAGSTTPVQPQRFKHEGSNPKVQPRAVPNTALGAAFGKLTLK from the coding sequence ATGAAGTCCATTGCCCAGCTGATTGCCGAAGAACTGAACGTCCGCGTGCCGCAGGTGGATGCCGCCATCGCCCTGCTCGACGACAAGGCCACCGTGCCGTTCATAGCGCGCTATCGCAAGGAGGCCACCGGCGGCCTCGACGACACCCAGTTGCGCGCGCTCGACGAGCGGCTCACCTACCTGCGCGATCTCGACGATCGCCGCACGGCGATCCTGAAGAGCATCGCGGAGCAGGGCAAGCTCACGCCGGAACTGGCAGCGGCCATCCGCGACGCCGCCACCAAGGCCCGGCTCGAAGATCTGTACCTGCCCTACAAGGTGAAGCGGCGCACCAAGGCGCAGATCGCGCGCGAAGCCGGACTGGAACCGCTGGCGCTCGCGCTGTGGCACGACCCGACGTTGTCGCCAGAGACCGCCGCCGTGGCGTATGTCGATGCCGACAAGGGCGTCGCCGATGCCGCGGCCGCGCTCGAAGGTGCGCGCTGGATCCTGATGGAGACTTTCGCGGAGGACGCGGAGCTGGTCGGCGGGCTGCGCACGCTGCTGTGGGAACGCGGCGAGTGGAAGTCGGTGGTGGTGCCCGGCAAGGAAGCCGAAGGCGTCAAGTACTCCGACTACTTCGCCGCCACCGAACAGGTGAAGGCGGTGCCCTCGCACCGCACGCTGGCGCTGCTGCGCGGGCGCAAGGAAGGGTTTCTCCGCCTGTCGATCGGCCTGCCTGACGAAGGCGTGGACGGCCCGACCGAGCCGGAACGCCGCATTGCCGGCCGCGCCAACATCAGCAACCAGGGCCGCCCCGCCGACAAGTGGCTGGCCGAAACCGTCCGCTGGACGTGGAAGGTCAAGCTGCTCGGACACCTGGAGCTCGACGCCGAACAACGCCTGCGCGAGCAGGCCGAGCTCGAAGCCATCAAGGTGTTCGGCCGCAACCTGCACGACCTGCTGCTCGCGGCGCCGGCCGGGCAGCGCGTCACCATGGGCCTCGATCCCGGCATTCGCACGGGTGTGAAGGTCGCGGTGGTCGATGGCACCGGCAAGGTGGTCGAGACCGCCACCATCTATCCGCACGAGCCGCGGAAAGACTGGGCGGGCTCACTGAGAACGCTGGGCCAGCTCGCCACGAAGCACGGCGTGCAGCTCGTCTCGATCGGCAACGGCACCGCCTCTCGCGAGACCGACAAGCTGGCCGGCGACCTGATCAAGGCGTTGCCCGACCTGCCGCTGACCAAGGTGATGGTGTCTGAAGCCGGGGCCTCGGTGTATTCCGCCTCGGAAGCGGCCGCCAGGGAGTTTCCCGACCTCGACGTGTCGCTGCGCGGCGCGGTGTCGATTGCCCGGCGCCTGCAGGACCCGCTCGCGGAACTCGTGCGCATCGATCCGAAAGCGATCGGCGTCGGCCAGTATCAGCACGACGTCAGCCCGTTCCAACTGGGCAAGACCCTGAACGCCGTGGTCGAGGACTGCGTCAACGCGGTGGGCGCCGACTTGAACACCGCCTCGGTGCCGCTGCTCGCGCGCATCTCGGGCCTCTCCGACGCGCTCGCGACGAACATCGTCTCGTTCCGCGACGCCCACGGCGCGTTCCGCAATCGCAAGCAGCTGTTGAAGGTGCCGCGCATTGGCGAGCGGACCTATCAGCAGGCGGCGGGCTTCCTGCGGGTGATGAACGGCGACAACCCGCTCGACGCGTCCGCCGTGCATCCCGAGGCGTATCCGCTGGTCGAGCGCATTGCCACGCAAACCGGCCTGGCGATCGGCGAACTGATCGGCAAGTCGCCGGTGATCCGCACGCTCAAGCCCGAAGACTTCGTTGACGCGCAATACGGCGTGCCGACGATCAAGGACGTGCTGGCGGAACTGGACAAGCCGAATCGCGATCCGCGGCCCGAGTTCAAGACCGCCGCGTTCAAGGACGGGGTGCAGGATCTGCGCGACCTGGTGCCGGGCATGACGCTCGAGGGCGTGGTGACCAACGTCGCCAACTTCGGCGCGTTCGTGGATATCGGCGTGCACCAGGACGGCCTGGTTCACGTCTCGCAGCTGGCCGATCGGTTCGTGAAGGATCCGCGCGAGGTCGTCAAGGCCGGCGACATCGTCAAGGTGCGGGTCGTCGAGGTTGACATCGAGCGCAAGCGCATTGCGTTGACGATGAAGAGCGGTTCCAACGCCGGTTCAACCACGCCGGTTCAACCACAACGGTTCAAACACGAAGGATCGAACCCGAAGGTTCAGCCGCGCGCGGTCCCGAACACCGCCTTGGGCGCGGCGTTCGGGAAGCTGACGCTGAAATAG
- a CDS encoding ATP-binding protein: MKILVSWSTGKDSAWMLHTLQQQQPGAVAGLLTTTNEAFDRVAMHAVRRELLQAQADAAGLPLHVVPLPWPCSNEQYESTMTTAVDGFVSAGFTHVAFGDLFLEDVRRYREERLAGSGLEPLFPLWKTKPTAELAKDMLDGGLRATLSCVDPKQLDRSFAGRTFDQSLIDDLPAGVDPCGEHGEFHSFAHTGPMFNHPIVVSVGDVVDRDGFVFADLSTPPDAAYAGPLKA; the protein is encoded by the coding sequence ATGAAGATCCTCGTGTCGTGGTCCACCGGCAAGGACTCGGCGTGGATGCTGCACACGCTGCAACAGCAACAACCAGGAGCCGTCGCCGGCCTGCTCACCACGACCAACGAAGCCTTCGACCGGGTGGCGATGCACGCCGTTCGGCGCGAGCTGCTGCAGGCACAGGCAGACGCTGCGGGCCTGCCCCTGCACGTGGTGCCGCTGCCGTGGCCGTGCTCGAACGAGCAGTACGAGTCGACCATGACAACAGCGGTGGACGGATTCGTCTCGGCCGGCTTCACGCATGTGGCCTTCGGCGATCTGTTTCTCGAAGACGTGCGGCGCTATCGCGAGGAACGGCTGGCCGGCTCCGGGCTCGAGCCGCTGTTTCCGCTGTGGAAGACCAAGCCGACCGCCGAACTCGCGAAAGACATGCTCGATGGCGGGTTGCGCGCGACGCTCTCATGCGTCGACCCGAAGCAGCTCGATCGCTCGTTTGCGGGGCGCACCTTCGATCAATCACTAATCGACGACCTGCCGGCCGGGGTTGACCCGTGCGGCGAGCACGGCGAGTTCCATTCGTTCGCGCACACCGGGCCAATGTTCAACCACCCAATCGTCGTCTCTGTCGGCGACGTCGTCGATCGTGACGGGTTCGTGTTCGCCGACCTTTCGACACCACCAGACGCAGCCTACGCAGGGCCCCTCAAGGCGTGA
- a CDS encoding helical backbone metal receptor has translation MTTKDTKKKITKHTNLLGLVFFVSFVGTFVSFVVAFQTRPQRIISLVPALTEMLYAIGAGPQVIAVSSYDEYPPEVTALPRVGALLDPDTERIIALKADLVITYGSQVDLQAQMKRAGIATFDYRHGGLAHLLVTITELGARTGHATEATQVVRAIEARLAAVRARVAGKRRPNTLLVFSREPKTLRNVYVSGGRGFLHDMLDMAGGDNVFNDLDRESVQVSTETILARAPEVIIELRPEDIPEGQPMRDELAAWARLRSVPAVRNQRVHFIAGHAVTVPGPRVAESVERMAKALHP, from the coding sequence ATGACCACGAAGGACACGAAGAAGAAAATCACGAAGCACACGAATTTACTTGGGTTGGTCTTCTTCGTGTCCTTCGTGGGAACCTTCGTGTCCTTCGTGGTTGCGTTTCAAACGCGCCCGCAGCGCATCATCTCGCTCGTCCCGGCGCTGACCGAGATGCTCTACGCCATTGGCGCCGGGCCGCAGGTGATCGCGGTTTCCAGCTACGACGAGTATCCGCCGGAGGTCACCGCCCTGCCGCGCGTCGGCGCGCTGCTCGATCCCGACACCGAGCGCATCATCGCGCTCAAGGCCGACCTGGTGATCACCTACGGCAGCCAGGTGGACCTGCAGGCGCAAATGAAGCGCGCCGGCATCGCCACGTTCGACTACCGGCATGGCGGTCTCGCCCATCTCCTGGTCACGATCACGGAGCTCGGCGCCAGGACCGGCCACGCCACCGAGGCCACTCAGGTGGTCCGCGCGATCGAAGCGCGGCTCGCCGCCGTCCGCGCCCGCGTCGCCGGCAAACGCCGGCCGAACACCCTGCTGGTCTTCTCGCGCGAGCCGAAAACCCTGCGCAACGTGTACGTCAGCGGCGGCCGCGGCTTCCTGCACGACATGCTCGACATGGCCGGTGGAGATAATGTGTTCAACGACCTCGACCGCGAGTCGGTCCAGGTGTCGACCGAGACGATTCTGGCGCGGGCGCCAGAGGTGATCATCGAGCTGCGGCCGGAAGATATCCCCGAAGGCCAGCCGATGCGTGACGAGCTGGCGGCGTGGGCGCGGCTTCGGTCGGTGCCGGCCGTCCGCAACCAGCGCGTGCACTTCATTGCCGGCCACGCCGTCACGGTACCCGGCCCTCGTGTCGCCGAGAGCGTGGAGCGCATGGCGAAGGCATTGCACCCGTAG
- a CDS encoding cobalamin-binding protein: MERSSYPRRIVCLTEETTETLYLLGEGDRVVGISGYTVRPPEARQKPRVSSFLHARYEKIEALEPDLILAFSDLQADITTDLVKRGYPVFTFNQRSVAEILQMIRVLGGIVGVAEKAEALAARLSQGLDDIREQAAALPWRPKVFFEEWYDPLISGIRWTEELVQIAGGDPTFPELDRASLARDRIVTSEQVIARAPDVIIGSWCGKPVRPARIAARPGWAEVPAVKNERIYEVKSTYILQPGPAALTEGVRQLHDIIRRAVTP; the protein is encoded by the coding sequence GTGGAACGATCGAGTTACCCGCGTAGAATCGTCTGCCTCACGGAAGAAACCACCGAGACGCTGTACCTCCTCGGCGAAGGCGACCGCGTGGTCGGCATCTCGGGCTATACCGTGCGTCCGCCCGAAGCCCGCCAGAAGCCCAGGGTGTCGTCGTTCCTGCACGCCCGCTACGAGAAGATCGAGGCGCTCGAGCCGGATCTGATCCTCGCCTTCTCCGACTTGCAGGCGGACATCACCACCGACCTGGTGAAGCGCGGCTACCCCGTCTTTACGTTCAACCAGCGCAGCGTCGCCGAGATCCTGCAAATGATTCGCGTGCTCGGGGGCATCGTCGGCGTGGCCGAGAAGGCCGAGGCGCTGGCGGCACGGCTCAGCCAGGGCCTCGACGACATACGGGAGCAGGCCGCCGCTTTACCGTGGCGGCCCAAGGTCTTCTTCGAGGAATGGTATGACCCACTGATCAGCGGCATTCGCTGGACCGAGGAGCTGGTGCAGATTGCCGGCGGCGATCCGACCTTCCCGGAGCTCGATCGGGCCAGCCTGGCCAGGGACCGCATCGTGACCAGCGAGCAGGTAATCGCGCGGGCCCCCGACGTCATCATCGGCTCGTGGTGCGGCAAGCCCGTGCGCCCCGCCCGAATCGCCGCGCGCCCCGGGTGGGCCGAGGTCCCGGCCGTGAAGAACGAGCGCATCTACGAGGTGAAATCCACCTACATCCTGCAGCCGGGACCGGCCGCCCTCACGGAGGGCGTGCGGCAACTTCACGACATCATCCGGCGGGCCGTCACTCCCTAA